From the genome of Scytonema hofmannii PCC 7110, one region includes:
- a CDS encoding glycosyltransferase, with the protein MNTQERVRVFVGSGEASLLERKVSIYSLRKHSKRNLDIYVFNGTHNAVELNDGEPFPAPMPLHIKYQNVTEFSLYRYLIPQICNYQGKAIYIDSDTICLTDIGELFDTCLNGFDFLAKKDAYANNSEDLWGLSVMLIDCEKCKFDLESICAELTKTLYTYTDFSCMSQTFLAYHSYKIGELDPKWNVFDYYDKDTKLIHYTNLYTQPWKHPNHPYGDLWFNYFREAMAAGYITERDIELSLVRSYVRQSLLEGNSPKADSHNCIKEAINFAKASVRKLWKVQLA; encoded by the coding sequence ATGAATACACAAGAGCGAGTTAGGGTTTTTGTTGGCTCTGGAGAAGCCAGTCTTTTAGAAAGAAAAGTGTCAATTTACTCCTTACGAAAACATAGTAAAAGAAATCTAGATATTTATGTTTTCAATGGGACTCATAATGCTGTTGAACTCAACGATGGAGAGCCTTTTCCAGCACCCATGCCCCTCCATATTAAATACCAGAACGTCACTGAATTTAGTCTCTATAGATATTTAATTCCTCAAATTTGTAACTATCAAGGCAAAGCTATTTATATAGATTCAGATACTATCTGTCTGACTGATATTGGCGAACTTTTTGACACTTGCCTAAATGGCTTTGACTTTTTAGCTAAGAAAGACGCTTACGCCAATAATAGCGAAGACCTTTGGGGGTTAAGCGTTATGCTGATAGATTGTGAAAAATGTAAGTTCGACCTGGAAAGTATATGTGCTGAACTTACTAAAACTTTATATACATATACAGACTTTTCATGTATGAGCCAGACATTTCTGGCTTATCATTCTTATAAGATTGGTGAACTCGATCCGAAGTGGAATGTTTTTGATTACTACGACAAAGACACTAAACTAATTCACTATACAAACCTCTATACCCAACCTTGGAAGCATCCAAATCATCCATATGGAGATCTGTGGTTTAACTACTTCCGAGAAGCTATGGCTGCTGGCTATATTACCGAGCGCGATATTGAATTAAGTCTAGTACGTTCTTATGTCAGGCAGAGTTTATTAGAAGGGAACTCACCTAAAGCCGACTCTCATAATTGCATTAAGGAAGCGATTAATTTTGCTAAAGCATCAGTACGGAAGCTTTGGAAAGTTCAACTTGCTTAA
- a CDS encoding polysaccharide ABC transporter ATP-binding protein: protein MTSITEHDISVNPQNSENEVILSVNGVSKKFCRDLKRSLVYGVQDIFSELVGLREKSDNLRPKEFWALKDVSFQLRRGESLGLVGKNGSGKSTLLRIVSGLIKPDTGLVEVNGRLAPLIALGAGFNPILTGRENIYANMAILGLAKKEIDERFDAVVEFAEIGDAIDSPVQSYSSGMAARLGFASAIYTEPDILLIDEVLAVGDMKFRIKCYRRLAELRKKGTSFILVSHSPQSILSICDSAVYLSRGTLIASGETLSVMNQYESDLFLNTSTTHQGTMTFPEKNAQNSSGVDITYLCFKNEQGEVLDFPLTGESVNLCIGCKAHKKVDSLNATVIVSNTGSENERVLFLESDKKSSDLTVSPGNFELRLHMPCFGLKPGVYTAKLNVAEGILNVFDAVETFVFSVKSESNMNQCLYYQQREWKVVKDSISPSSLAKNSQ, encoded by the coding sequence ATGACGAGTATTACTGAGCACGATATTTCAGTGAACCCACAAAATTCTGAAAATGAAGTCATTCTCTCTGTTAATGGGGTTTCCAAAAAGTTTTGTCGGGATTTGAAGCGGTCTTTAGTTTATGGTGTTCAAGATATCTTTTCTGAGTTAGTAGGGCTACGCGAGAAAAGTGATAATTTACGACCTAAAGAGTTTTGGGCGCTAAAAGATGTTAGCTTTCAGTTGCGTCGGGGCGAATCACTAGGCTTAGTTGGAAAAAATGGCAGTGGGAAATCGACTCTATTGCGGATAGTATCTGGTCTGATTAAACCAGATACTGGGTTGGTAGAAGTGAATGGACGGTTAGCACCACTGATTGCCTTGGGAGCTGGATTTAATCCAATATTGACAGGGCGAGAAAACATTTACGCTAATATGGCTATTTTAGGTCTGGCTAAAAAAGAGATTGATGAGAGATTTGATGCAGTTGTAGAGTTTGCAGAAATAGGGGATGCAATTGATTCTCCCGTACAGTCTTACAGTTCTGGAATGGCCGCAAGGTTGGGTTTTGCTAGTGCTATTTATACAGAGCCAGACATCCTCTTAATTGATGAAGTTTTGGCAGTGGGAGACATGAAATTTAGAATCAAGTGTTATCGGAGATTGGCAGAACTGCGTAAGAAAGGGACTTCTTTCATTTTAGTTTCTCACAGCCCACAATCGATTCTTTCAATATGTGATTCTGCTGTTTATTTATCTCGGGGAACGCTGATAGCTAGTGGTGAAACACTATCCGTCATGAATCAGTATGAAAGCGATTTATTTTTAAACACCTCAACAACTCACCAAGGAACTATGACATTTCCTGAAAAGAACGCACAAAATAGTTCTGGCGTTGATATTACATACCTTTGTTTTAAAAACGAGCAAGGAGAAGTTTTGGATTTCCCTCTAACAGGTGAGTCAGTTAATTTATGTATAGGTTGTAAAGCTCATAAGAAGGTTGATAGTTTAAATGCAACGGTGATTGTATCTAATACTGGATCTGAAAATGAAAGGGTACTATTTTTAGAGAGTGATAAGAAAAGTAGCGATCTGACAGTCTCACCTGGAAATTTTGAACTCCGGTTACATATGCCTTGCTTTGGGTTAAAACCTGGAGTCTACACTGCAAAATTAAACGTAGCTGAGGGAATATTAAATGTTTTTGATGCAGTAGAAACTTTTGTTTTTTCTGTGAAGAGTGAGTCCAACATGAATCAATGTTTGTATTATCAACAAAGAGAATGGAAAGTTGTTAAAGATTCAATTTCTCCAAGTTCTTTGGCGAAGAATTCTCAATAA
- a CDS encoding KpsF/GutQ family sugar-phosphate isomerase, with the protein MNSFITSIPVHQTVALLKLEADAINKAAERLHPDQLEQALTLLTNCQGKVVLTGVGKSGIVAQKIAATLNSIGTVSVCLHPCDALHGDLGIVMASDVVMLLSNSGETEELIQMIPHLKHRQVPMIAILGNIRSTIAEQANVVLDATVDREACPLNLAPTTSTTVALAIGDALAMTLMQMRGITPEDFAFNHPAGRLGKRLTLKVEDLMCKGFDNPILQPQASWIEVVSIISQGGSGAVNIVDETGQLMGLITDGDLRRWVQKTNSEELQSLNAEKIMTMDPVTVTPDTLAYDALKLMEDRPSQISVLPVVDLQKQCLGLVRLHDIIRIGL; encoded by the coding sequence ATGAACTCATTTATCACCTCCATTCCGGTTCACCAGACTGTTGCACTCCTCAAATTAGAGGCAGATGCCATAAATAAAGCTGCTGAGAGGTTACATCCTGACCAATTGGAACAGGCATTAACACTGTTGACGAACTGTCAAGGTAAAGTCGTGCTCACAGGAGTTGGTAAATCTGGAATTGTTGCTCAAAAAATTGCTGCCACCTTAAATAGTATTGGTACTGTATCTGTCTGTTTGCATCCTTGCGATGCTTTACACGGTGATTTAGGTATAGTCATGGCTAGTGATGTAGTTATGTTGTTGAGCAACAGTGGAGAAACAGAAGAATTAATTCAAATGATTCCTCATCTCAAGCATCGACAAGTACCTATGATTGCTATCTTGGGCAACATTCGCTCTACGATAGCAGAACAAGCAAATGTTGTTTTGGATGCTACTGTCGATCGCGAAGCTTGTCCTTTGAACTTAGCTCCTACAACCAGTACAACGGTTGCTCTTGCTATTGGAGATGCTCTCGCAATGACTTTAATGCAAATGCGAGGTATTACTCCTGAAGATTTCGCTTTCAATCATCCTGCTGGGCGATTGGGTAAGCGATTGACATTAAAGGTTGAGGATCTCATGTGCAAAGGTTTTGACAATCCCATCCTGCAACCTCAAGCCTCTTGGATTGAAGTCGTGAGTATTATTAGTCAAGGCGGTTCGGGAGCAGTCAACATTGTTGATGAAACAGGTCAGTTGATGGGTCTAATTACCGACGGAGATTTGCGTCGATGGGTGCAAAAAACCAATTCAGAAGAGTTGCAGAGCTTGAATGCGGAAAAAATAATGACCATGGATCCGGTAACTGTAACACCAGATACCTTAGCTTATGATGCTCTCAAGTTAATGGAAGATCGCCCTTCTCAAATTTCTGTTTTACCGGTGGTCGATCTTCAAAAGCAGTGCCTGGGCTTGGTTAGGCTTCACGATATTATTCGTATTGGCTTATAA
- a CDS encoding carbohydrate-binding protein translates to MSSIRVQTEDYLAYYDTTSGNSGGQYRFDDVDISASGDIGNSPGVGWIASGEWLTYNINVSTAGVYQVVGRVASAINKNHSFKISVGEQNTTVNFSGTGSWQNWQNTQSLGRLTLSAGQQQLRFDALTSDFNINYFELIPASNSSPQPVSPSPNSSSIRIQAENYKSGGQNVAYYDTTLGNSGGQHRSDNVDIAASGDIDGTPGVGWIASGEWLTYNINVPTAGVYQVVGRVASAINKNHSFKVSVGGQNTTVNFSGTGSWQNWQNAQSSQHLTLSAGQQQLRFDALTSDFNVNYFELIPVSNAQQPSLNFGNVIQGGIGGNTFNGSNGIDTITYAQAKAPIVANLNTGVVSHKFATASNQPFKIMPLGDSNTFGMIEWDSGAYRDDLWHSLKNGGFNVDFVGPRSTGPQGFDRDNAGFGGWRIRDIASNNDANGNVNIWLDTHKPDMVLLTIGTNDILKNDDINNAPNRLSNLIDQITNKVPNAQLLVASIAPITTNSQQNQQGKDFNFGIPNVRKGISQIVSDKAALGKKVSFVDAYSALTPNDLQDGVHPTQNGYNKVAQVWHQAILNTESRKDKLSNIENVIGSSHNDTLIGNASVNILNGGGGNDLLTGGNGADKFVLSTGQGTDTITDFSVGQDLLALSSGLSFGQLNIMQANNGFDTWINFGNERLAVLNGVQANSITSNVIGIA, encoded by the coding sequence ATGTCATCTATTAGAGTACAAACAGAAGATTATTTAGCTTACTACGATACTACATCTGGAAATAGTGGAGGTCAGTATCGTTTTGATGATGTAGATATCTCCGCTAGCGGAGATATTGGTAACAGTCCGGGTGTAGGTTGGATTGCGTCCGGAGAGTGGCTGACTTACAACATTAATGTTTCTACTGCTGGAGTTTATCAAGTTGTTGGTCGCGTTGCCTCTGCAATTAACAAAAATCACAGCTTTAAGATCAGTGTTGGCGAACAAAACACAACTGTCAATTTTAGCGGAACTGGTAGCTGGCAAAATTGGCAAAATACCCAATCTTTAGGACGGCTAACACTCAGTGCAGGTCAACAGCAATTGCGGTTCGATGCTTTGACTAGTGATTTTAATATTAACTACTTTGAGTTAATCCCTGCTTCAAACTCAAGTCCACAGCCAGTATCTCCCAGCCCAAATAGTTCATCAATTCGCATTCAAGCTGAAAACTATAAAAGTGGTGGTCAAAACGTCGCGTACTACGACACTACACTTGGTAATAGTGGCGGTCAACACCGCTCTGATAATGTAGATATTGCTGCTAGTGGGGATATTGATGGCACTCCAGGTGTAGGTTGGATTGCGTCCGGAGAGTGGCTGACTTACAACATTAACGTTCCGACTGCTGGAGTTTATCAAGTTGTTGGTCGCGTTGCCTCTGCAATTAACAAAAATCACAGCTTTAAGGTCAGTGTTGGCGGACAAAACACAACAGTTAATTTTAGCGGGACTGGTAGCTGGCAAAACTGGCAAAATGCCCAATCTTCCCAACACCTAACACTCAGTGCAGGGCAACAGCAATTGCGGTTTGATGCTTTGACAAGTGATTTCAATGTTAACTACTTCGAGTTAATTCCCGTCTCCAACGCACAACAACCTTCTCTCAATTTTGGTAACGTCATCCAAGGCGGTATTGGTGGTAACACTTTTAATGGAAGTAATGGAATTGATACTATCACATATGCTCAAGCCAAAGCTCCTATCGTTGCCAATCTGAATACTGGTGTTGTCTCCCATAAATTCGCCACTGCGAGCAATCAGCCTTTCAAAATCATGCCTCTTGGTGATTCCAACACTTTTGGCATGATTGAATGGGATTCCGGTGCTTACCGTGACGATTTGTGGCATTCATTGAAAAATGGGGGTTTTAATGTGGATTTTGTTGGTCCGCGCTCCACAGGACCTCAAGGCTTTGACAGAGACAATGCTGGATTTGGTGGGTGGCGAATCAGAGATATTGCAAGTAATAATGATGCCAATGGTAATGTCAATATTTGGTTGGATACACACAAGCCAGATATGGTGCTTTTGACGATCGGTACTAATGACATCCTTAAGAATGACGACATCAATAATGCACCCAATCGTTTGAGCAATCTCATCGATCAAATTACTAATAAAGTACCTAATGCCCAGCTTTTGGTAGCTTCAATTGCGCCAATTACTACAAACTCGCAACAAAATCAGCAAGGCAAAGATTTTAATTTTGGGATACCTAATGTCCGGAAGGGTATATCTCAGATAGTTTCTGACAAAGCGGCTTTAGGGAAAAAAGTTTCTTTTGTTGATGCTTACAGTGCGTTAACACCTAATGACTTACAAGACGGTGTTCATCCCACTCAAAACGGTTACAACAAAGTTGCTCAAGTTTGGCATCAAGCAATTCTTAATACTGAGAGTAGAAAGGATAAGCTTAGTAATATAGAGAACGTAATTGGTTCTTCTCATAATGATACTTTAATAGGTAATGCAAGTGTTAATATCCTTAACGGTGGAGGTGGTAATGATTTATTAACAGGAGGAAATGGTGCAGATAAATTCGTCCTATCTACAGGACAAGGAACTGACACTATTACTGATTTTTCAGTTGGTCAAGATTTGCTAGCACTGTCAAGTGGCTTAAGTTTTGGACAACTAAATATTATGCAAGCAAACAACGGTTTTGACACCTGGATTAACTTTGGTAACGAACGATTAGCTGTACTGAATGGAGTACAAGCGAACAGTATCACATCTAATGTTATTGGGATCGCTTAG
- a CDS encoding M48 family metallopeptidase, protein MLLPKTQLIGLKADSFRHPLDLEATQALKQVPGVDMIVRSLLGPLAEQVFYVENIASSVLVGEKQLPHLHQLLLDACKILDIEPPSLYVRQHPAPNAYTFAMRGKQPFIVVHTSLIDMLEPEEIQAVIAHELGHLKCDHSVYLTPVNILILAAAVVPTVGAVLAQAIQAQLLEWIRCAEFTCDRAALLATQNPRVVMSVLMKLAGGSPTLAPQLNLDAFIAQARAYDEISKTELGEMVKATRTSQLTHPVPVLRAREIDRWAGSKEYQKLLQNQKIGYTSEVATKGEWRNW, encoded by the coding sequence ATGTTACTCCCCAAAACTCAATTGATTGGTCTCAAAGCCGATTCATTTCGTCATCCATTGGATCTGGAGGCAACTCAAGCACTTAAGCAGGTGCCCGGAGTCGATATGATAGTACGGAGTCTTTTGGGACCTTTGGCGGAACAGGTTTTTTATGTGGAAAATATTGCATCAAGTGTTCTAGTGGGTGAAAAACAACTTCCTCACTTACACCAGCTGTTGTTAGACGCTTGCAAAATATTGGATATCGAGCCACCATCATTGTATGTAAGGCAACATCCGGCTCCTAATGCTTATACCTTTGCGATGCGTGGAAAACAGCCGTTTATCGTGGTGCATACTTCTTTGATTGATATGCTGGAGCCAGAAGAAATTCAGGCAGTAATTGCCCATGAATTAGGACATCTCAAGTGTGACCACAGTGTTTATTTGACTCCGGTAAATATATTGATATTGGCTGCAGCAGTAGTGCCTACAGTGGGTGCTGTTCTCGCTCAAGCAATACAAGCACAGCTTTTGGAATGGATACGGTGTGCTGAGTTTACTTGCGATCGCGCCGCATTGTTGGCAACGCAAAATCCCAGGGTTGTGATGTCGGTTTTGATGAAACTAGCAGGTGGTTCGCCCACTCTCGCACCGCAGCTTAACTTAGATGCTTTTATTGCCCAGGCTCGTGCTTATGATGAGATTAGCAAGACAGAATTGGGTGAAATGGTGAAAGCTACCCGGACTTCCCAGTTAACACATCCGGTGCCTGTACTTAGAGCTAGAGAAATCGATCGCTGGGCAGGCAGTAAAGAATATCAAAAGTTGTTGCAAAATCAAAAAATAGGTTATACTAGTGAAGTTGCTACCAAGGGCGAGTGGCGAAACTGGTAG
- a CDS encoding MBOAT family O-acyltransferase, with protein MNFNSFDFVIFFLVFYTIYIFLRTNYKVQNHLLLVASIIFYGYWSLSALFLFFISILVNFIIAEKIQDNQEKSQQKKLLSVCIILNLLLLGFFKYFNFFSYSLHKLFSISGIYLDWVTLNILLPLGISFYTFQLMSYVIDVYRGDIKHVNNFFDFALFISFFPQLVAGPIERAGNLMDQFNSERTIKAEQINAGIFLIIWGFFKKVVIADNLSIIANEIFNNYTQYKGAIVIVAILAFTVQIYCDFSGYSDIARGIAKLMGFELTLNFKLPYFALNPSDFWTRWHISLSGWLRDYLYIPLGGNRQGSLNTYRNLFLTMLLGGLWHGAAWNFVLWGAYQGFILIVYRFFDKKSKHQKLQGSKPPWFLICSQMCLMFLLINIGWIMFRSSSLDQTWYILTNIGLTPSEHSFTFTYELIFFCLPLIIVQFCQHLTQDLLIITKLKPLFYIPIYSLFIIWICIFGVRESGEFIYFQF; from the coding sequence ATGAATTTTAATTCTTTTGATTTTGTGATTTTCTTTTTGGTATTTTATACTATTTATATTTTTTTAAGAACCAACTATAAAGTTCAGAATCATTTATTGCTAGTTGCTAGCATTATATTTTATGGATACTGGAGCTTAAGTGCTTTATTTCTTTTTTTTATATCTATTTTAGTGAATTTCATAATAGCTGAAAAGATTCAAGACAATCAAGAAAAATCTCAACAAAAGAAGCTTTTATCTGTCTGTATAATTTTAAACTTGTTATTACTAGGATTTTTTAAATACTTTAACTTCTTTTCATACAGTCTACATAAATTATTCAGCATTAGTGGAATATATTTAGATTGGGTGACATTAAATATCCTTCTACCTTTAGGTATTTCTTTTTATACCTTTCAATTAATGAGCTATGTCATTGATGTTTACAGAGGAGATATCAAGCACGTAAATAATTTTTTTGACTTTGCATTATTTATTTCTTTCTTCCCACAGTTAGTAGCAGGTCCCATCGAACGAGCTGGTAACTTAATGGATCAATTTAATTCTGAAAGAACAATAAAAGCAGAACAAATTAATGCAGGTATATTTCTCATAATTTGGGGATTTTTTAAAAAAGTCGTCATAGCTGACAATTTATCAATTATTGCTAACGAAATCTTCAACAATTACACGCAGTATAAAGGAGCGATCGTTATCGTTGCCATCCTTGCCTTTACAGTCCAAATCTACTGTGATTTTTCTGGTTATTCTGATATCGCACGAGGGATAGCTAAGCTGATGGGCTTTGAACTAACATTGAATTTTAAATTACCTTATTTTGCCCTAAATCCCAGTGATTTTTGGACTCGTTGGCATATATCCCTTTCTGGATGGCTGAGAGATTATCTTTACATACCTCTTGGAGGAAATCGCCAAGGTAGTCTCAACACATATCGTAACTTATTTTTAACAATGCTTTTAGGTGGTCTTTGGCATGGGGCTGCTTGGAACTTTGTGCTTTGGGGTGCTTATCAAGGATTTATTCTCATTGTTTATCGTTTTTTTGATAAAAAATCAAAACATCAAAAGTTGCAAGGTAGTAAACCACCATGGTTTCTCATCTGTAGTCAAATGTGTTTGATGTTTCTTCTCATAAATATTGGGTGGATTATGTTTCGTTCAAGCTCTTTAGACCAAACTTGGTATATTCTTACTAATATTGGATTGACTCCTTCAGAGCACAGTTTCACCTTTACTTACGAGTTAATATTTTTCTGTCTACCGCTTATTATCGTTCAGTTCTGCCAGCATTTGACTCAAGATTTACTTATTATCACCAAGCTTAAACCCTTGTTTTACATCCCGATTTACAGCCTTTTTATTATTTGGATCTGTATTTTTGGAGTTCGTGAATCTGGTGAATTTATTTACTTCCAATTTTAA
- a CDS encoding WecB/TagA/CpsF family glycosyltransferase has product MVGGFFLPTQRVLDFPITALRFDDQIQTILRWASARESKTVCVANVHMLMEAYWNPDFGTVLHNADLVTPDGMPLVWMMRLLGAHYQDRVAGMDILLKACDLAQKQNVSVFFLGSQAEILSRIRKRLETEFPFLKIAAMEPLPFRPLTPTEDEALIKRINSSGAGLVFVSLGCPKQENWIAQHKDRIQAVMIGLGGVFPVYAGIQRRAPRMMRDLGLEWLFRWLQEPGRLWHRYTKTIPPFIWLAVKQLLTSSDVISTPFHIRERYLGWKN; this is encoded by the coding sequence ATGGTAGGAGGGTTTTTTCTCCCTACTCAGAGAGTGCTTGATTTTCCTATCACTGCCTTACGGTTTGATGACCAAATCCAGACAATACTAAGGTGGGCTTCAGCTCGTGAGAGCAAGACAGTATGTGTAGCCAACGTACATATGTTGATGGAAGCTTATTGGAACCCCGACTTTGGCACTGTATTACACAATGCAGACCTTGTCACTCCTGATGGTATGCCTCTAGTTTGGATGATGAGGCTTTTAGGCGCACATTACCAAGACCGCGTAGCAGGGATGGATATCTTATTAAAAGCGTGCGACCTTGCTCAAAAACAGAATGTCAGTGTATTTTTCCTCGGTTCTCAAGCAGAGATTCTTTCTCGCATAAGAAAAAGGTTAGAGACGGAATTTCCTTTCCTGAAAATTGCGGCAATGGAACCCTTGCCTTTTCGTCCTCTAACTCCAACTGAAGACGAAGCACTCATTAAAAGAATTAACTCCAGTGGTGCTGGATTGGTGTTTGTGTCTCTTGGATGTCCAAAACAAGAAAATTGGATAGCCCAACATAAGGACAGAATTCAAGCAGTGATGATTGGTTTGGGAGGTGTTTTTCCTGTTTATGCAGGAATTCAAAGAAGAGCACCCCGCATGATGCGGGATTTGGGGTTAGAATGGCTATTTCGGTGGTTACAAGAACCAGGTCGCCTTTGGCATCGCTATACAAAGACTATTCCACCATTTATCTGGTTGGCTGTTAAGCAACTGTTGACATCCAGTGATGTCATTAGTACGCCATTTCATATCCGGGAACGGTATTTAGGATGGAAGAATTAA
- a CDS encoding ABC transporter permease, producing the protein MTQNSQKYTKQNHDSTSPRRGSSKEYRVVHRPESRMRHPLELFKEMGRDLLASRELAWRLLVRDISAKYRQSFLGLLWAFLPPIVMAGGFTIAKASGVINLGNTSLPYPAYVMFSITLWQTFVEALNGPVQAVTSAKAMLSKINFPREALIIAKLGEVFFNFGIKLILIVGLFIFFKIPVGWSAILALVSLIHLILLGTFLGLLLAPVGALYQDFTMGLTLFTGFWLFLTPVVYPTPSDGVFGTIVKLNPVTPLLVTTRELATTGVISDPQGFWIVSLITLVGVLLAWIIYRLAIPYVVERMSS; encoded by the coding sequence ATGACACAAAATAGCCAAAAGTATACTAAACAAAATCATGACTCGACTTCTCCTAGAAGAGGTTCTTCAAAAGAATACAGAGTCGTGCATCGACCAGAAAGTAGGATGAGACATCCACTTGAGTTGTTTAAAGAGATGGGGCGGGACTTGCTAGCGTCACGAGAACTAGCTTGGCGACTTCTGGTTCGAGATATCAGCGCTAAATATCGCCAATCATTTCTGGGACTTTTGTGGGCTTTTCTCCCTCCTATCGTCATGGCTGGTGGCTTTACAATTGCAAAAGCAAGTGGGGTGATTAATCTTGGAAACACGAGTTTGCCGTATCCTGCTTATGTTATGTTCAGCATAACTCTATGGCAAACTTTTGTAGAGGCGTTAAATGGTCCCGTCCAAGCTGTAACATCTGCCAAAGCAATGTTATCAAAGATTAATTTTCCCCGAGAAGCACTGATTATTGCCAAGTTAGGTGAAGTGTTTTTCAATTTTGGAATCAAGCTGATCTTGATTGTGGGCTTGTTTATTTTCTTCAAAATACCAGTAGGTTGGAGCGCAATTTTGGCGCTAGTGTCACTTATTCATTTAATCCTGTTGGGAACATTTCTTGGTTTGCTGTTAGCACCAGTAGGTGCTCTTTACCAAGATTTTACAATGGGTCTAACATTATTCACTGGATTTTGGCTGTTTCTAACTCCAGTCGTATATCCAACTCCCAGTGATGGCGTTTTTGGAACTATTGTCAAGCTCAATCCAGTCACTCCTTTATTAGTCACAACGCGAGAATTAGCAACCACAGGGGTGATATCCGATCCGCAAGGGTTTTGGATAGTCAGCTTAATTACACTTGTGGGGGTACTGCTAGCTTGGATTATTTATCGTCTCGCAATTCCCTATGTAGTAGAAAGGATGAGTTCTTAA
- a CDS encoding acyltransferase: MLLKHLISVCDKIEQRYGSLKQRVFQNDYQKNLGKYGRNCSLSSKILIKSNLNQLFVSDDVIVEDYATLECSLENSAIYLGDRSIIRHFAILKSMQGQIKIGRDCSVNPYSALFGCGDLIIGDLVRIATHVVINPANHLFDDIDIPIDYQPLTNKGVIIEDDVWIGAGAIILEGCTIGKGSVIGAGTVVTKSVEPYSVVVGVPGRIIRKRGESKRNDIDKSLLMR; encoded by the coding sequence ATGTTACTAAAGCATTTGATAAGTGTTTGCGACAAAATTGAGCAACGATACGGGAGTTTGAAGCAACGAGTATTTCAAAATGATTATCAAAAAAACCTGGGAAAATATGGTAGAAATTGTAGTCTTAGTAGCAAAATTTTAATCAAAAGTAATCTGAATCAGTTGTTTGTGAGTGATGATGTAATCGTAGAAGATTATGCAACTCTTGAATGCAGTCTCGAAAATTCTGCTATCTATCTTGGCGATCGCTCAATTATTAGGCACTTTGCAATACTTAAGTCTATGCAAGGTCAGATAAAAATTGGACGTGATTGTAGCGTCAATCCTTACTCTGCTTTATTTGGTTGTGGGGATTTGATAATAGGTGATTTGGTCAGAATAGCAACCCACGTGGTTATTAATCCTGCCAATCATTTATTTGATGATATCGACATTCCAATAGATTACCAGCCTTTAACCAACAAAGGCGTCATTATAGAAGATGATGTCTGGATAGGAGCAGGTGCAATCATCCTTGAGGGCTGCACCATCGGTAAAGGTTCTGTGATTGGTGCTGGAACAGTAGTCACCAAAAGTGTAGAACCTTATTCTGTAGTTGTTGGTGTCCCTGGGAGAATTATTCGGAAAAGAGGTGAGTCGAAAAGAAATGATATAGACAAATCTCTGCTTATGCGCTAA